Sequence from the Bacillus mesophilus genome:
ATTTCTCCACCATTAGGGAATTCAATCAGTAGATGTTGAGAAAGAAGCACGGTAAATTGTCCCCAGGCTGTGGTTAACAAAATGCTTCCAATAACGAACATCATTAAGGCGGTATCTTTTCTAAGTGTATGAAAAACATTTTTCACTGAAAACTCTGGTGCAACATCCTTTTTTTCCAGATCACCTGCTGATTCTTGCATGGATTTCACTTGATAAACCAATATGAACCCATATAAAACAAAAATCAAGGCGGTTATTAGAAATGGAGTGGCGGTTCCTGAAACACCAAAAGCAACACCTAGTAATGGACCAACACCCCAACCTATATTTAAAGCTAAATTAAGAAATGCAAAAGCCTGGGTCCTTTCCTGTTTTTCTGTTAATTCGGAGATCATTGCGCGTGATACGGTGTGAAAAATAGTGTTACTCAATCCACTCAACGAAGAAAGCAAGTATAAAAAGATAACCTCATTTACTGTTGCATAGCCGATAAACACAAAGGCTGATGTAAATAGAGATAGGACAAGTAACTTATTTTTGCCGACCTTATCAGACACCACACCTCCTAGAAAACCACCTATCATTCCAGCAATAGCTCCTGAACCAATGATCGTCCCAATCACAGTTGCAGACAAGCCCATGTTTTTGGCTAGATAAATGGCCAAGAAAGGACTGCTCATTGAAATACCAATAAACATAAAGACTGTTCCAATTAATAACACACGAACAATGGGTTGAAAAAGAAAGAAAGACTTCAACATACCCTTCATATTGTTTAACCACCTTGCGTTTTATATTTTGTTTAACAATTGTAAAACGTATTATATATTTAATAATAATAAAATAAATAAAGTTGTCAACAGTTATTTAAACGTTTACAATGAAGGAAGGTTAAACAAGGAGTGGTAGTATGACATTTCGTATTGAAATTGATCATTCGATTGTGCATGAATTGGTCGGGAGCTTTTGTTTTCATATTCACCCACCAGCAGATAAATTTATAAAAGGCTTGGATATTGGAACCGAATGGTTTACAGAGAGGGACTTACAATTTAAAGATCGAAAACTAGATAAGCTAGAATTACAAAAATCGAATTATCCAGAGTTGATGAAGCTTTTGACCTGGCTTTGCCCCAAAAGCGATACTGTAAACGATTATCTTAACTGGTTTTCTTCACTGACAGCTGGTGACATTTATTTATTGGTTGAACCCTATTTAGACGAAAAGTTTTCACTCCCAACTGATTTGTCTTCACAACATAGCACTGCATCTACTTTTTTAAAGGATTGGTATGATCGTTATTTCCACAAGTATGAGCAATCTTTTTCAACAAGTCTTAAAGATGATGTTATGAGACAAAGACAAGGGTTAGAGGAACGAATAAATAAAGAAGACTTTATAGAGGATTTGACAGGTGGCTTAGTTATTGATGAAAGGTTACCAATCAAGGTGTTAAAGATTTTTCCTTCCACACATTTCTCGCCTTACTTCACCAGCTATACCTTTGGTGATATGGCTGTAACTTGTTATCCACCTGATGACGTTCAATCTAAAGATTTAATTATGAATCAAAAAATCATAAACATTGCTAAAGCCTTATCTGACGGTCGTAGATTAGACATTATTAGATTTCTTAGTCAGGGCAAAAAGACTTTCAAGGAAATCACTTCTGAATTAGGAACGACTAAGGGAACTGTTCATCACCATCTTCTTTTCCTTAAGGCTGCAAGGCTAGTTACGTTATATGAAGTTGGGGACCGACAAAGCTACGGTTATTATGGATTAAGAAAGAACTTCCCTACTGAATTTAAGAATTACTTGGAAGAGATTATTTCTGGTTGATTAAAATCTCTATAAAAGAGTTTGGTTTACGTACCAAGCTCTTTTTTGTGTCCACCTGTTTCAAAACACATTTAGTAAATCACACATAGTATCATACTAACTGAAAAATACTAGTATCATTACAGAATTTTTCACTCTAACATGATCGTTTTCACAAATGGCACTTTTCCTTAACAGCCAGATTTCTATCTTCAACTACAAAGGAGAGAAATAATGAAAAATGTTGCTGACGTTGTTCATATCGGGGAATTGATTGCTGTCTCAACAGTATTCAAACTAAATCCCTTTCAAATGACTATGTTATTAGAAAATGGTGAAATGGAAGTTTTTCAAAATAAAGAAACTTTCCATGAAAAATACGGAAAGATGGAAACCTATGACGAGTTAGATGATTGGTGTGAGTTAAATAATGGGAAGATTTTCACGAAGCTAAAATAGAAGCATCACAATACCACTATAAATTCTCTATGGTTATCTTAGTTCTTCACACAAACCAACTAGATCTTTTCTGCTCATCACATCATGCATCCTCTAAAGACCTTTCGAACAAGCATGGAGGGCTTTTTTTGTTTTACAACTCCCCCACTATACAAAAGGACAACCATCCAAAATATTGGTTGTCCTTGAAAAATAATTACACTGCGTTTTGTTGAATTTTGTTTAGTTTCAACATAACCCATCTAACAACAATACCCATAATAAGATAGATTGGTACAGAATATATATGCTTCCATTTAAGTAGTTCGTAAATTCCCAACCATTGAAAAACATTACCTCCAACGAAGGCTCCAAAGAACGCAAATACTACTTGTGCAAAAAGATAACTTTTCCACTTTTGAAACCTCTGATACATCAACATATAAAATACAGGAATAATCGCAAAATCAGCAGGATCCTACACTTCTCTTGGAAGTGGTGTGAGAGTATATGGATAAGTCCATAAGCCCGCTCCCGCAACTATTTGGTCCAGGATATAGGAAATTAACGCAATCATTACACCTACATATAAAATTTCTTTTATACGGCTTTTATCTACTAACTTCCAAAAGATAATATATGGAATAATAAATGAACAGATGATAATCCACCATTCCATAGAAAAGAGTACTTCACTGAAAAAGTAATCTAAACAAAGTTCTCGTAGTTCTGCATTTAGTTCCTGTATCTGCTTAAATTTCTCCACTATAACCTTCCACTTTTTTCCTTATAATCCCCAAGGTGTCGGACTTCTAAACCTCCTTCTGATTTCATGTAACTTTAGATAGGTAATCCTTTACTCAACTTAGCAAGACAAAATAATTCCCCAATAATTACACAAAATAAGATAATAAAAATTTAGGAGACATTTAAAAATGCTGATCTATTCAACTAGGAATAACACCGTTACTAAAAAAGATGAATTCTCCCTTCCTACTTCCAATGAAGAAATTGCATGGATTCATTTTCATCCAACTAATTCGGATCAATTTGATCATTTTATCAGTAGTTTAGACATTCATCCTTTGGCATTAAAAGGGCTAAAGGAATATAGTGATATCCCGAAAATAGATGTGTTTAAAAATGAGGCTATTATTTCTCTAATTGCGATTCAGCAGGATTATACTGAAGCGAAAATCACCATCCTAGTTGGTCATAATTATGTCGTATCAAAGGTTGAAAATGATCTCCATCTAGCTAAAAACCTAGAACAACCGTTTATGGATCATCCAGAAAGCATGTCACATGTGGGA
This genomic interval carries:
- a CDS encoding MDR family MFS transporter, coding for MKGMLKSFFLFQPIVRVLLIGTVFMFIGISMSSPFLAIYLAKNMGLSATVIGTIIGSGAIAGMIGGFLGGVVSDKVGKNKLLVLSLFTSAFVFIGYATVNEVIFLYLLSSLSGLSNTIFHTVSRAMISELTEKQERTQAFAFLNLALNIGWGVGPLLGVAFGVSGTATPFLITALIFVLYGFILVYQVKSMQESAGDLEKKDVAPEFSVKNVFHTLRKDTALMMFVIGSILLTTAWGQFTVLLSQHLLIEFPNGGEIFGIMLVINAIVIVMIQLPIAKWAEKKSLKLMINLGVSMVAIGLIGFGYSSTALFLFASMIIFSLAEALLNPLFSTYIDKLSPAHLKGSYFGATNLTMLGLLLSPVLGGFILDTYGGSVLYSVFGTLAVVSLIFYGISLKCYEGNQQVVLIEQEVV
- a CDS encoding ArsR/SmtB family transcription factor; protein product: MTFRIEIDHSIVHELVGSFCFHIHPPADKFIKGLDIGTEWFTERDLQFKDRKLDKLELQKSNYPELMKLLTWLCPKSDTVNDYLNWFSSLTAGDIYLLVEPYLDEKFSLPTDLSSQHSTASTFLKDWYDRYFHKYEQSFSTSLKDDVMRQRQGLEERINKEDFIEDLTGGLVIDERLPIKVLKIFPSTHFSPYFTSYTFGDMAVTCYPPDDVQSKDLIMNQKIINIAKALSDGRRLDIIRFLSQGKKTFKEITSELGTTKGTVHHHLLFLKAARLVTLYEVGDRQSYGYYGLRKNFPTEFKNYLEEIISG